A stretch of DNA from Oncorhynchus nerka isolate Pitt River linkage group LG22, Oner_Uvic_2.0, whole genome shotgun sequence:
TCGCTCCTGaagtagagaaagacagggaaggggAAAAAAGTAGAGAGTGagatataaaacacacacacacacaaagaaagagggggtgagagaaagagagagtggggaaagaGCAAGATAGGAAATGAATGCATTAGTAATGACATCATTACATCTGacgtcagtgagagagagaaagagagagagagcagaagggcGTTTGAGTTGAGTCATCCGCTAAATCGACTATAAGACATATCGACTGATGTCACCATGTAAATATGGACAGCAGGACAACACTATTGGTGAATCTTAATTGCATACTCCTTGcgtcctctctccttgcctccttctcaaaacccactggaggagaaggtcagaggggaagGTCCTTTGAGCGATACCAACACCAACCACAAGAGGACAGTGTTTATTGTCTGGACTTCTATTTTGTCTAACACTTCAACTACAAGTAAAGCATCACATACAATCTCCCAGTCACACTCATACAGGCCTTTTCCTACCTGGAGTTGTATTTGTCTGTGTTGTAGGCTTTCCTGTTGTTGAGTCCCCCTGCTGTCTGAGAGATTTTCACAGAGCCATAGGAACCTACTGGACGGGGCTTACCTCCAACactgggagaaggagaggaggaagaagaagaggagaaagaagggAAGAGTTTTTACTGGTGGTCTGAaacgtacagtggggcaaaaaagtatttagtcagccaccaattgtgcaagttcatgAGGCGCgtgcacttcgtccagacaaaaactcgaaaagttccgttacagatcgtagaaacaagtcaaacaatgtatggaatctatatttaggatgtttttaacataaatcatcaataaggttccaaccaGAGAAGttcattgtctgaagaaaagcactggaacgagagctaactctgtcaGGAGTGTGtgtcacgagcctgagacactctgccagaccactgactcaatgGAGTCAAGTGCaactgtgtattcggtaggccaagctttgaaaaactacaaacctcagatctcccacttcctggttggatttttctcaggtttttgcctgccatatgagttctgttatactcacagacatcattcaaaccgttttagaagtGTAAgcatggtgtgtatgtgtgttagtgttgtcagcatggtgtgtgtgtgtactaaccctgAAGGTGGACTAGTGAGGCCAGAAGTGGCGCTGCGTTTAGGAGAGTAACCAGACGGAGCGCTCCTCACTGATCCTGCAGAGGGAACCTTACTGGATGAAATCCCTAtagggacaagaggagaggagaggaacacagggTGTAAACTTAAAAACATCTCAGTCCTATCTCTCcagcaaaatggcttaaattCAGTGACATTGTATCTGAATGGCCGATGTGCccagcccaagaggttttgttgATTCTGCTTCAGTCAGTGTGGCCTAGCACAGAAGAGACAGGGTCTACTTGGAGCtgtcctctgtaagacagagggACAGTGTTCTTAAAGAGACTGAGCAGAAATAGAGACAAGCATGTGAAATAACCCCTGGGTTACACCAATATCTGCACCATCATCTGACTTGAGACAATGTGTGTGAGTTACCGGAGGGCTGGCCCAGGACAGATCTCTGGGGTAAACGGGAGGAAGAGGGCACAGCAGGAGAGTTAGCCTTCTTCACAGGAGCAGGAGGCTTGAACTGTggagcgcgcgcacacacacacacacacacacacacacacgcacaaacacacacacacacacacagacacacagacacacttgttTTATGCTATGCAACACTCACTGCGCACTTTACTGTCAGTGTATGGCTCACACACTTAAAGAAACGttaaacaaccacacacacatcagTGCTGTCCTACCTGTGTGCGTGCAGGTGTTTTCTTGGCGTCCACAACCCCGGGTACCTTGGCCTTATTCTGCATGCGAGCGTGCTGCTCCTTACAGAATTTCATGTGTCTGTCTGCTGCATTCTCACTGAACCGCCGCTCGCAGAATGGACACTGGATATAATCTGGAACAACACAATTACCGGATATAATCTGGAACAACACAACCACGGGATACAATCTGGAACAACACAATCACTGGATATAATCTTGAACACAGCCACGGGATACAATCTGGAACAACACAACCACCGGATACAATCTGTAACAACACAGTCACCGGATATAATCTGGAACAACACAGTCACCGGATATAATCTGGAACAACACAGTCACCGGATATAATCTGGAACAACACAGTCACCGGATATAATCTGGAACAACACAGTCACCGGATATAATCTGGAACAAACACAATAACACAGTCACCGGATATAATCTGGAACAACACAGTCACCGGATATAATCTGGAACAACACAGTCACCGGATATAATCTGGAACAACACAGTCACCGGATATAATCTGGAACAAACACAATAACACAGTCACCGGATATAATCTGGAACAAACACAATAACACAGTCACCGGATATAATCTGGAACAAC
This window harbors:
- the zc2hc1a gene encoding zinc finger C2HC domain-containing protein 1A isoform X1, with the protein product MEDFEDVEEAPPSNEELIPCKICGRSFFTKVLKKHTPICQKAAAKKRKVFDSGRQRAEGTEISTIKPIKSKSHTSTTTAKTVKPEPPKKQSNWRRKHEDFIATIRAAKGITQVMKDGGPLPPPPPPSYDPDYIQCPFCERRFSENAADRHMKFCKEQHARMQNKAKVPGVVDAKKTPARTQFKPPAPVKKANSPAVPSSSRLPQRSVLGQPSGISSSKVPSAGSVRSAPSGYSPKRSATSGLTSPPSGVGGKPRPVGSYGSVKISQTAGGLNNRKAYNTDKYNSRSDGKSENVDNVDNGEC
- the zc2hc1a gene encoding zinc finger C2HC domain-containing protein 1A isoform X2, producing MEDFEDVEEAPPSNEELIPCKICGRSFFTKVLKKHTPICQKAAAKKRKVFDSGRQRAEGTEISTIKPIKSKPEPPKKQSNWRRKHEDFIATIRAAKGITQVMKDGGPLPPPPPPSYDPDYIQCPFCERRFSENAADRHMKFCKEQHARMQNKAKVPGVVDAKKTPARTQFKPPAPVKKANSPAVPSSSRLPQRSVLGQPSGISSSKVPSAGSVRSAPSGYSPKRSATSGLTSPPSGVGGKPRPVGSYGSVKISQTAGGLNNRKAYNTDKYNSRSDGKSENVDNVDNGEC